The following coding sequences are from one Pseudonocardia sp. EC080619-01 window:
- a CDS encoding NAD(P)/FAD-dependent oxidoreductase, producing the protein MSPDPRPVTAFGPDFPFPFDDWISHPAGLGRVPPDRLGAEVAVVGAGIAGLVAAYELMRIGLRPVVYEPSHLGGRLRSQPFEGADGIVAELGGMRFPRSSTAFHHYVDLLGLRTEPFPNPLTPAAGSTVIDLHGETFYGRTLDDLPPFFSEVADAWASALEQGAGFGALQEAVRARDTATVKRLWDALVPLWDDRTFYDFVSTSKAFSELSFRHREAFGQVGFGTGGWDSDFPNSMLEILRVVTTACDEDQLLVTGGVEQVPQGLWRRAPDDAVHWPAGTSLASLHGGGTRPGVARIHRVGPHTIRVTDTYGGTRDFPAVLTTCQSWLLSTQIDTDESLFDQDVWMALDRTRYMQSTKTFVMVDRPFWRDTDPATGRDRMSMTLTDRLTRSTYLFDHGPDRPGVICLSYSWMSDSLKMLPYPVEKRVGLALAALRKIYPDVDVAAHVIGDPITVTWESDPHSLGAFKGALPGHYRYNRRMYCHFVQDGLPPARRGIFMAGDDVSWTPAWAEGAVQTALNAVWGIVRHLGGACDPANPGPGDRFDELAPLALPD; encoded by the coding sequence ATGAGTCCCGACCCGCGCCCGGTCACCGCCTTCGGACCGGACTTCCCGTTCCCGTTCGACGACTGGATCTCCCACCCGGCCGGGCTCGGCCGGGTGCCGCCGGACCGGCTCGGGGCCGAGGTCGCGGTCGTCGGGGCCGGGATCGCCGGGCTCGTCGCGGCCTACGAGCTGATGCGGATCGGGCTGCGGCCGGTCGTGTACGAGCCGTCGCACCTCGGCGGGCGCCTGCGGTCCCAGCCGTTCGAGGGCGCCGACGGGATCGTCGCCGAGCTGGGCGGGATGCGGTTCCCCCGCTCGTCGACCGCCTTCCACCACTACGTGGACCTGCTCGGCCTGCGCACCGAGCCGTTCCCGAACCCGCTCACCCCCGCGGCCGGCAGCACCGTGATCGACCTGCACGGCGAGACCTTCTACGGCCGGACCCTCGACGACCTGCCGCCGTTCTTCTCCGAGGTCGCCGACGCCTGGGCGTCGGCGCTGGAGCAGGGGGCCGGGTTCGGTGCGCTGCAGGAGGCGGTCCGCGCCCGGGACACGGCGACGGTCAAGCGACTGTGGGACGCGCTCGTCCCGCTGTGGGACGACCGGACCTTCTACGACTTCGTGTCCACCTCGAAGGCGTTCTCCGAGCTCTCGTTCCGCCACCGCGAGGCGTTCGGGCAGGTCGGGTTCGGCACCGGCGGGTGGGACTCGGACTTCCCGAACTCCATGCTGGAGATCCTCCGGGTGGTGACGACGGCCTGCGACGAGGACCAGCTCCTCGTCACCGGCGGGGTGGAGCAGGTCCCGCAGGGGCTGTGGCGCCGTGCACCGGACGACGCCGTGCACTGGCCGGCCGGGACCAGCCTGGCGTCGCTGCACGGTGGCGGGACCCGGCCGGGCGTCGCGCGGATCCACCGGGTCGGCCCGCACACGATCCGCGTCACCGACACCTACGGCGGCACGCGGGACTTCCCGGCGGTGCTCACCACCTGCCAGAGCTGGCTGCTGTCCACCCAGATCGACACCGACGAGTCCCTCTTCGACCAGGACGTCTGGATGGCACTCGACCGGACCCGGTACATGCAGTCGACGAAGACGTTCGTGATGGTCGACCGCCCGTTCTGGCGCGACACCGATCCCGCGACCGGGCGCGACCGGATGAGCATGACGCTGACCGACCGACTCACCCGCAGCACGTACCTGTTCGACCACGGCCCCGACCGGCCCGGCGTGATCTGCCTGTCGTACTCGTGGATGAGCGACTCGCTGAAGATGCTGCCCTACCCGGTCGAGAAGCGGGTCGGGCTCGCGCTGGCGGCGCTGCGCAAGATCTACCCCGACGTCGACGTCGCGGCGCACGTCATCGGCGACCCGATCACCGTGACCTGGGAGTCCGACCCGCACAGCCTCGGGGCCTTCAAGGGTGCGCTGCCCGGCCACTACCGCTACAACCGGCGGATGTACTGCCACTTCGTGCAGGACGGGCTGCCCCCGGCCCGGCGCGGGATCTTCATGGCCGGCGACGACGTGTCCTGGACGCCGGCCTGGGCGGAGGGCGCGGTGCAGACCGCGCTCAACGCGGTGTGGGGGATCGTCCGCCACCTCGGCGGGGCCTGCGACCCGGCGAACCCCGGCCCCGGCGACCGCTTCGACGAGCTCGCGCCGCTGGCGCTGCCGGACTGA
- a CDS encoding carbon-nitrogen hydrolase family protein, with translation MRIALLQVEPGSRDVAGNLRRLADACGAGVDLVVTPEMFLTGYDIGAAAVHALAEPADGPSAAAVAGIARRTGTAVLYGYPERSGRAVFDAVQLVGPDGTRLAGYRKTHLFGDLDRSVFEAGDDPPPVVELHGWGLGLLICYDVEFPETVRGLALAGADAVLVPTANMLPYDAVPEVLVPARAHENQVYVAYANFVGREGSLDYGGLSRVAGPTGAVPARAGRGAEVLVAELDRAALADSRRDTPYLADRRPELYRGLADGP, from the coding sequence ATGCGGATCGCGCTGCTGCAGGTCGAGCCGGGTTCCCGGGACGTCGCCGGGAACCTGCGCCGGCTCGCGGACGCCTGCGGGGCCGGCGTCGATCTCGTCGTCACACCGGAGATGTTCCTGACCGGCTACGACATCGGCGCCGCCGCGGTGCACGCGCTGGCCGAACCGGCCGACGGGCCGTCGGCCGCCGCCGTCGCCGGCATCGCGCGCCGCACCGGGACCGCCGTGCTGTACGGCTACCCCGAGCGGTCGGGCCGGGCCGTGTTCGACGCGGTGCAGCTCGTCGGGCCGGACGGGACACGGCTCGCCGGGTACCGCAAGACCCACCTGTTCGGCGACCTCGACCGCTCCGTGTTCGAGGCGGGGGACGACCCGCCGCCCGTCGTGGAGCTGCACGGCTGGGGCCTCGGCCTGCTGATCTGCTACGACGTGGAGTTCCCGGAGACGGTGCGCGGCCTCGCACTGGCAGGGGCGGACGCCGTGCTGGTGCCGACCGCGAACATGCTCCCGTACGACGCGGTGCCGGAGGTCCTGGTACCGGCCCGGGCCCACGAGAACCAGGTGTACGTCGCGTACGCCAACTTCGTGGGTCGCGAGGGGTCCCTCGACTACGGCGGGCTGTCCCGCGTGGCGGGGCCGACCGGCGCGGTGCCCGCCCGCGCGGGCCGCGGCGCGGAGGTGCTGGTCGCCGAGCTCGACCGCGCGGCGCTGGCGGACTCCCGGCGGGACACCCCGTACCTGGCTGACCGGCGGCCGGAGCTCTACCGGGGCCTCGCTGACGGTCCCTGA
- a CDS encoding SDR family oxidoreductase: MKTFTDRTAAITGAGSGIGRALALRLAGDGCHLALADRDAAGLAETAALAGPQVRVTTTELDVADEKSVFDWADRVVADHGGVHLVVNNAGVALSGTVEALSLDDYRWIMDINFWGVVYGTKAFLPHLQAAGEGHVVNLSSIFGVAAQPLMSGYNASKYAVRGFTESLRQDLELTGSAVSATCVHPGGIKTNIAKAARVDDSVAAATGKPSDAATAEFERMLNTTPDKAARTILDGVRADRRRVLIGPDAWAIDSMVRLLPSAYQRIVTGAVRSRRG, encoded by the coding sequence ATGAAGACCTTCACCGACCGCACTGCCGCGATCACCGGGGCCGGCTCCGGCATCGGCCGGGCACTGGCGCTGCGCCTGGCGGGCGACGGCTGCCACCTCGCCCTCGCCGACCGCGACGCCGCCGGGCTCGCCGAGACCGCCGCGCTGGCCGGCCCGCAGGTGCGGGTGACGACGACCGAACTGGACGTCGCCGACGAGAAGTCCGTGTTCGACTGGGCCGACCGGGTGGTCGCCGACCACGGCGGGGTCCACCTCGTGGTCAACAACGCCGGCGTCGCGCTGTCCGGCACGGTCGAGGCGCTCTCGCTCGACGACTACCGCTGGATCATGGACATCAACTTCTGGGGCGTCGTCTACGGGACCAAGGCGTTCCTGCCGCACCTGCAGGCCGCGGGCGAGGGCCACGTCGTCAACCTGTCGAGCATCTTCGGTGTCGCCGCCCAGCCGCTGATGAGCGGCTACAACGCGAGCAAGTACGCCGTCCGCGGGTTCACCGAGTCGCTGCGGCAGGACCTGGAGCTGACCGGGTCGGCGGTCTCGGCGACCTGCGTGCACCCGGGCGGGATCAAGACCAACATCGCGAAGGCCGCCCGGGTCGACGACAGTGTCGCCGCGGCGACCGGCAAGCCGTCCGACGCCGCCACGGCCGAGTTCGAGCGGATGCTGAACACCACTCCGGACAAGGCCGCCCGCACGATCCTCGACGGTGTCCGCGCCGACCGGCGGCGGGTCCTCATCGGTCCGGACGCGTGGGCGATCGACTCGATGGTGCGGCTACTGCCGTCCGCCTACCAGCGGATCGTCACGGGCGCGGTGCGCTCGCGGCGGGGCTGA
- a CDS encoding group 1 truncated hemoglobin translates to MTEQSLFERLGGVYGIAGAVDILVDRLFENASVNANEAVHAHHGVPANAAGYKFLVTAWSVQAAGGPQCYPGLDMITAHETMGVTDEQFDAVAMEIASTLSFCGVPAAEHVEFMDIIESYRPQVVEQKVA, encoded by the coding sequence CCCTGTTCGAGCGCCTCGGAGGCGTCTACGGCATCGCCGGGGCGGTCGACATCCTCGTCGACCGGCTCTTCGAGAACGCCTCGGTCAACGCCAACGAGGCGGTGCACGCCCACCACGGCGTCCCGGCGAACGCGGCCGGCTACAAGTTCCTGGTGACGGCGTGGTCGGTCCAGGCCGCGGGCGGCCCGCAGTGCTATCCGGGCCTGGACATGATCACCGCGCACGAGACCATGGGCGTCACGGACGAGCAGTTCGACGCGGTCGCGATGGAGATCGCGTCGACGCTCAGCTTCTGCGGCGTCCCGGCGGCCGAGCACGTCGAGTTCATGGACATCATCGAGAGCTACCGCCCACAGGTCGTCGAGCAGAAGGTCGCCTGA
- a CDS encoding SDR family NAD(P)-dependent oxidoreductase, producing the protein MTTSADITGQSHVEVARTRAPQGQQVAVVTGAARGIGEAIALRLGRDGFHVVVADLPQSREGTDATVKAVVAAGGTATGVDVDVTDEDSVEAAVAAAVEAGGRLDVFVANAGIAQVEELLSYDAADFQKILDVNLTGIFNSYRQAARQMVAQGHGGKIIGAASIVAFRPFALLGPYSATKWAVRGLTQAAAMEWAEYGITVNAYGPGIVGTDMWDLIDQKLAAKNGQQRGEALAENSRSIHLGRVSVGDDVARMVSYLSGEDSDYVTGQTMLVDGGIQFS; encoded by the coding sequence GTGACGACGAGCGCCGACATCACCGGACAGTCCCATGTGGAGGTCGCACGGACGAGGGCTCCGCAGGGGCAGCAGGTCGCGGTCGTCACCGGTGCCGCGCGCGGCATCGGCGAGGCGATCGCCCTCCGTCTCGGTCGCGACGGCTTCCACGTGGTCGTGGCCGACCTGCCGCAGTCCCGGGAGGGGACCGACGCCACGGTGAAGGCCGTCGTCGCCGCCGGTGGCACCGCGACCGGTGTGGACGTCGACGTGACCGACGAGGACTCGGTCGAGGCCGCGGTCGCCGCCGCCGTCGAGGCCGGAGGCCGGCTGGACGTCTTCGTGGCGAACGCGGGTATCGCCCAGGTCGAGGAGCTGCTGTCCTACGACGCGGCGGACTTCCAGAAGATCCTGGACGTGAACCTGACCGGCATCTTCAACTCCTACCGCCAGGCCGCGCGGCAGATGGTCGCGCAGGGACACGGCGGGAAGATCATCGGCGCGGCGTCGATCGTCGCCTTCCGCCCGTTCGCGCTGCTCGGGCCGTACTCGGCGACCAAGTGGGCGGTCCGCGGCCTGACCCAGGCGGCGGCCATGGAGTGGGCCGAGTACGGCATCACCGTCAACGCCTACGGGCCGGGCATCGTCGGTACCGACATGTGGGACCTCATCGACCAGAAGCTCGCCGCCAAGAACGGGCAGCAGCGCGGCGAGGCCCTGGCCGAGAACTCCCGCTCGATCCACCTGGGCCGGGTCTCGGTCGGCGACGACGTGGCCCGGATGGTCTCCTACCTCTCCGGCGAGGACTCCGACTACGTCACCGGCCAGACGATGCTGGTCGACGGCGGCATCCAGTTCTCCTGA